CTCGATCTTCGGCGGTGGATCCTTCGCGGGGTGACGATGGTCGACTGGGGTGACGTGGAGATCACACCCGCCGACATCACACACAACCTGGACCGGACAACGGTTGCGGTGGAAGAAGTGCTTGAGGCCGGTAGCCTCCCCGTGCTCATCGGCGGGGATCACGCGATTACCTATCCCGCACTCCGCGCGTTTGCCGAGCGCGGTCCGATCCACGTCGTGCAGTTCGATACGCATCAGGACTTTGTCGATGAACGGCAGGGCACACGCCTCGGCCACGGCAACGTGATGAGACGGGCCTCCGAACTCCCCTACGTCAGCGGGATCTCCCAGATCGGCTTGCGGGGCTTGCAGAAGTACTCGGAGCCGTTGAAGGCGGCCGATGCGTATGGCCTGAGGACTGTGTCCGCGTCCGAGGTGCGGATGCGGGGCCCGGAGGCGGCTGCCAATATCGTCCCCCCGGGCGCATCGTACTATCTCAGTGTAGATATCGACGTGCTCGATATCGCGGTCGCACCCGGCACCGGTACGCCGGAGCCCGGTGGCTTGAGCTACGCAGAGCTACGGGACGCCATCCGGGCCGTAGCCGCGCGGGGGCACGTCGTGGGACTCGATCTCGTGGAAGTTTCGCCCCCATACGACTGGGCAGAAATCACGTCCCGGACTGCCGCGCGATTGCTCCTCGTAGCGTTGGACGCGGTCTTTCGCGATCGGGATCCGGCGGCGCGCCAGGGCTGACTGACGCCGCTCGTTCTTGCCCGAACTGCGAGATCCACGCATCAGCTCTTGATGCGCCCACCCTCGGCGGTTGTCGAACCAATATCTACTTGTCTCGTGGCACACTGTCGCTTCCACAGTGGCCTCGTCAGATCGTTGCACAGATCGCGTATACAGTCACGCCCCAGGAATCGCCCGGCGTGTGGTCGATCCCGGAGGCCTGCCATCCGTCGGCTCCGTTGGGTTCTCTCTCAATGAGAGATACCGTTCGGATCCTGCACGAAGCTGCTGCCCACCTGATACCCAACAACGGCGCCACCGCCCAGTACGTCTTTCCCGGTCGGGCAGTTCACATGGACCGTTTTGTTGCGACGCAGTTCCGCATCGTGTCCGCCTCCTTTGGACTGCCCCTGCGTCTATCCTACCGGAAACCACACAGGACGACACCCGACAGCGTACGACCAGGCGGGTCGGGCGGGGTGACACGAAACGTGCATCGACCGGAGCACGCCTCGGCGGATGGGGTGTTGCGTCACGCTGCCGGAGACCTGGGGCGACGGACAGTAATCGCGCGGGCTGCCCGAGCATTGACGACCGGGTCGTGCTCCGCGGCGATCACGCGTTTGACGCGTTCGAACTCGGAACGCAAGAGATCTCCCTGCTCATATCGGCGCCAAGCCTCCAGCATCGGGTCGGATCGCGGCGACGCGGCTCGATTAGCGCCTAACGTGAGCCACACGCTCCCGACGCAGACCGCAAGCAGACCAAGCGCCGCGAGCATCCCCCACGGCCATCCCGGTCCGAACATGTCCGGCCACATAATCACCCTCCCCGGTTGGCCCTCCTGGCGCATGGAACGAGGGCCTGCGTCAACTCCCCAGCAAGCAGCCGGGGGCGCACGCAAAACATAGCACCGGCCGGAGCGAGGCGCAGTGAGTCGGGTTACGGAATGCATGTGAACGTGTTCACAGACACTCCCACACGCGTTTGCTTCACGATGGAAGGTTCTATCGCGGTCTCTATGCTGGGCGGTAGACTGGGACGCCACATCTGACGGCGGCCTAACGTCTCCGTGTACGTCGATACCCGCGGGACCGATCCAGTCCCCGCGAACCACAGCCTACCTCGCCGTGGACACAGGAAAGGGCTAGTGCACGTAGCCGCTGGAGAATTAGGGTCGGGGCGTGGATCCCCGGGGTACACCCCGGCCGCCGCTGCAAGACGTTGCCACCCATGGCAACTTCGCTCCAAAAGAGCGGCGACGACGCCCACCCCATAAGGGTTTCAGGATGTTGCCACCTATGGCAACTTGTCCTCTACGGAGCACCTCGTTTACCCTCGCGGTCTACAGCCACGTTCTGCCGGAGCTCCAGGGAGAAGCCTCCCGGCTGGCCGCGGATCGGCTCCTCCCGAAGCACTAAGAATTTGCAGAGATCTGAAAATACTCAGCAGCGCACCGCAGATTCCAGATGGCGATCCGTTCGGAAATCGTTGCGACACTTCGCTTAGATGCTGGAGCCGGCGACCGGATTTGAACCGGTGACCTGCGCATTACGAGTGCGCTGCTCTGCCACTGAGCTACGCCGGCCCGTCTCGCATGGCAAGTATACAAAAGCCCAGCAGCGGCGACAACAGGAACACACATAGGGCGCGGGGAACGCAACCGCGCCGCCGGTCGCCTGCCCAATGCGGGCAGAACGGCGACATTCCAGCGTTCTAGCGATTGCCACCTGATCGGGGCGCGGATGGCAGCGCGGTGTTGAACGCGCCGCATCCGGGTGATGAATCCAGACCACACGCTTGGACGAAGAACGTCGCTCCGCAGGGGTCGACGCCCCGATCGTGCGCGTCAGCGCCGCCAGGTCTCCGCGACGAGCAGGACCCCCGCGACCACCGCCAGGATCGAGGTGAGTTGTCCGAGTCCGAAGAAGAACCCGTACCTCTCGAGGCCGACGAGGATTAGGTAAACTCCTAGCACGAACAGCCCCCAGCTGGTTACGCGCACCGCGATCCTCCCCCGATCGTTCTCTGTTCCCTACCAGCCCATCGCGTAGCCGTTGCGCCGCGGATCCGCCCCGCCCTGCAGCCAGCCGTCCTCACGAAACACGATGCCCTGCGCGCCGCCGACGCGCACCGACCAGTCTTCGAGCACCTCGACCTTGTAGCCGCGGGACGCCAGGGTCCGGCGGACCGCCGCCCCGAACCGGCCTTCCAGCAACAACACCCGCGGCGGCAACGGATCGCCGACGTCGTCCTTCCATCGAAACCGCGGGGCGGCGATGGCGTCCTGGACGTTCCGCCCGTAGTCGACGAGGCCGATGATGACCTGAGCGGTCGTCTGCGGGATGCTGTAGGATCCCGGCGTGCCGATCATAAACGCGATCCGCCCTCCGCGGGTGGCGTGGGCGGGCCCGAGCGGGTCGATCCCGAACGAATGGGTCGGGGCCACCGGCGCACCGTGCAGCCCAAACCCGTGAACCGGCGACGACGGCGATTCGCGCCGTTTGTCGGGCGCGATCATCTTAGCGTCACCGGGAATCAGCGTGCACCAGTGGTGCCCGTTGTTCATCGTGATGCCCGTGTCGCCGATCACGACGCCCGACCCGTACCCGCTTCCGATCGTCTGCGTGATGTTGACCGCGAGCCCGCTGGCGTCAGCCGCGGCGAGGTGCGTCGTGGAGCGCTCGCGCACCTTCCCC
This bacterium DNA region includes the following protein-coding sequences:
- a CDS encoding arginase family protein, producing MTPTARRPQYRTFFGAPPRDLSDGRPADVAFLGVPFDLGTTLRPGARFGPSAVRAASAWSSYYTHDGNAAGGWYDLDLRRWILRGVTMVDWGDVEITPADITHNLDRTTVAVEEVLEAGSLPVLIGGDHAITYPALRAFAERGPIHVVQFDTHQDFVDERQGTRLGHGNVMRRASELPYVSGISQIGLRGLQKYSEPLKAADAYGLRTVSASEVRMRGPEAAANIVPPGASYYLSVDIDVLDIAVAPGTGTPEPGGLSYAELRDAIRAVAARGHVVGLDLVEVSPPYDWAEITSRTAARLLLVALDAVFRDRDPAARQG